In Amycolatopsis sulphurea, one genomic interval encodes:
- a CDS encoding DUF6069 family protein, with protein MTQYPRGDYGQDVRPGVDAARLWAGGVATAVVAALVAFVGLLIARGLFEVPVLAPKGDGIWGNASTTTYAIAAAVAALLATGLMHLLSVATPAPGQFFGWIMVLVTLIAVVLPLTLTVERSAKIATAAINLVIRLVIALVVSSMAANARTLHRHKTGRREPPPPTRQWPQQPPSSYYDS; from the coding sequence ATGACGCAGTACCCGCGTGGTGATTACGGGCAGGATGTCCGACCCGGTGTGGACGCGGCTCGGCTGTGGGCGGGCGGGGTCGCGACCGCGGTGGTCGCGGCACTGGTCGCGTTCGTCGGCCTGCTGATCGCCCGGGGTTTGTTCGAGGTGCCCGTACTGGCCCCGAAGGGCGACGGTATCTGGGGCAATGCCAGCACCACCACGTACGCGATCGCGGCCGCCGTCGCCGCGCTGCTGGCCACCGGGCTGATGCACCTGCTCAGCGTCGCCACCCCGGCGCCCGGCCAGTTCTTCGGCTGGATCATGGTGCTGGTGACGCTGATCGCGGTCGTCCTCCCGCTCACGCTCACCGTGGAGCGGAGCGCGAAAATCGCGACCGCGGCGATCAACCTCGTGATCCGGCTGGTGATCGCGCTCGTGGTGAGCAGCATGGCGGCGAACGCGCGCACCCTGCACCGGCACAAGACCGGCCGCCGGGAGCCACCGCCGCCGACCCGGCAGTGGCCGCAGCAGCCGCCTTCCTCGTACTACGACAGCTGA
- a CDS encoding glycosyltransferase family 87 protein: protein MASWIASQATSLAGRRTWQVAAVAGAIGLGLLGLLDLAYRSRFGDLQSFYQGTLAWWHGLDPYGQLPVTYAGPTPGFIYPPFALLPFSFLAALPFPAAAVLSMLVSLSCLGFTVFLVLRRVWPDGGTRGFLKVTIAVLPTLLLLEPVRNTVGQGQVNLLLMALVAADFLVENPRWPRGMLIGIAAAIKITPVAFVLFFLVRKDFRSSLTVAGTAAAVTGGMALLMPDESKRFFFGGVLNGPAGIVNRDNQTISAALNRLGLHGVWHHAAWIVLAALILAAAVLIMRRSSPEIGLLANAAAALLLSPLSWTAHWV, encoded by the coding sequence GTGGCATCGTGGATCGCAAGCCAGGCAACGAGTCTGGCCGGCCGCCGGACGTGGCAGGTCGCCGCGGTGGCCGGGGCGATCGGGCTCGGGCTGCTCGGGCTGCTCGATCTCGCCTACCGCAGCAGGTTCGGCGACCTGCAGAGTTTCTACCAGGGAACGTTGGCCTGGTGGCATGGACTGGACCCGTACGGGCAACTGCCGGTGACCTACGCCGGCCCGACCCCGGGCTTCATCTACCCGCCGTTCGCCCTGCTGCCGTTTTCCTTCCTCGCCGCGCTGCCGTTCCCGGCCGCCGCCGTGCTCAGTATGCTGGTTTCCTTGTCTTGCCTGGGTTTCACCGTCTTCCTGGTACTGCGGCGAGTCTGGCCGGACGGCGGCACCCGGGGCTTCCTGAAGGTCACCATCGCGGTGCTGCCGACCTTGCTACTGCTCGAACCGGTGCGCAACACCGTCGGGCAGGGACAGGTCAACCTCCTGCTGATGGCGCTGGTCGCGGCGGACTTCCTGGTCGAGAATCCGCGATGGCCACGGGGAATGCTGATCGGGATCGCCGCGGCGATCAAGATCACCCCGGTCGCTTTCGTGCTCTTTTTCCTGGTACGCAAGGACTTCCGTTCCTCATTGACCGTCGCAGGCACCGCGGCCGCCGTCACCGGCGGAATGGCCCTGCTGATGCCGGACGAGTCGAAACGGTTCTTCTTCGGCGGTGTGCTCAACGGGCCCGCCGGAATCGTCAACCGGGACAACCAGACTATCTCCGCCGCACTCAACCGGCTCGGCCTGCACGGGGTCTGGCACCACGCGGCCTGGATCGTGCTGGCGGCGCTGATCCTGGCGGCTGCAGTGCTGATCATGCGGCGCTCCAGCCCCGAAATCGGCCTGCTCGCCAACGCCGCGGCCGCGTTGCTGCTTTCCCCGCTGTCCTGGACCGCACACTGGGTGTAG
- a CDS encoding acyl-CoA dehydrogenase family protein has translation MTFDLFKINEDHEAIRAAVRAVAEEQIAPHAAEADERSEFPKASYDALVAADFHAPHVPEQYGGAGADALATCIVIEEVARVCAASSLIPAVNKLGSLPLILAANEDVKAKYLPPLASGAAGFSYGLSERDAGSDTASMRCRAKQSGDDWILNGQKSWITNAGVSEYYTVLAVTDPDGPRGGNVSAFVVEKSDEGFSFGAKERKLGIKGSPTRELLFENVRIPGDRLVGELGQGLKIALRTLDHTRVTIGAQAVGIAQGALDHALAYVKERKQFGKHIADFQGIQFMLADMAMAVETARQMVYTAAAKSERGDADLSFFGAAAKCHASDVAMSVTTDAVQLLGGYGYTRDFPLERMMRDAKITQIYEGTNQIQRVVMARALLKG, from the coding sequence ATGACTTTCGACCTGTTCAAGATCAACGAGGACCACGAGGCGATCCGCGCGGCGGTCCGCGCGGTCGCCGAGGAGCAGATCGCGCCGCACGCCGCCGAGGCCGACGAGCGCTCGGAGTTCCCGAAGGCGTCCTACGACGCACTGGTCGCCGCCGATTTCCATGCCCCGCACGTGCCGGAGCAATACGGCGGCGCGGGTGCGGACGCGCTGGCCACCTGCATCGTGATCGAGGAGGTCGCGCGGGTGTGCGCGGCGTCCTCGCTCATCCCGGCGGTGAACAAGCTGGGCAGCCTGCCGCTGATCCTGGCCGCGAACGAGGACGTGAAGGCGAAGTACCTGCCGCCACTGGCCTCGGGGGCCGCCGGATTCTCGTATGGACTGTCCGAACGCGACGCCGGCTCGGACACCGCGTCGATGCGCTGCCGTGCCAAGCAGTCCGGTGACGACTGGATCCTCAATGGACAGAAGTCGTGGATCACCAACGCCGGGGTGTCGGAGTACTACACGGTGCTCGCGGTGACCGACCCGGACGGCCCCCGCGGCGGGAACGTGAGCGCGTTCGTGGTGGAGAAGTCCGACGAGGGTTTCTCGTTCGGTGCCAAGGAAAGGAAGCTGGGCATCAAGGGCTCGCCGACGCGTGAGCTGCTGTTCGAGAACGTGCGCATCCCCGGCGACCGCCTGGTCGGCGAGCTCGGCCAGGGCCTGAAGATCGCCCTGCGCACCCTCGACCACACCCGGGTGACGATCGGCGCCCAAGCGGTGGGCATCGCGCAGGGCGCGCTGGATCATGCGCTGGCGTATGTCAAGGAGCGCAAGCAGTTCGGCAAGCACATCGCCGACTTCCAGGGCATCCAGTTCATGCTCGCGGACATGGCGATGGCCGTGGAGACCGCCCGCCAGATGGTCTACACCGCCGCCGCGAAGTCCGAACGCGGCGACGCGGACCTGTCCTTCTTCGGCGCCGCCGCGAAGTGCCACGCCTCGGACGTGGCGATGAGCGTGACCACCGACGCGGTCCAGCTCCTCGGCGGCTACGGCTACACCCGCGACTTCCCGCTGGAACGCATGATGCGGGACGCGAAGATCACGCAGATTTATGAAGGGACGAACCAGATCCAGCGGGTTGTGATGGCTCGGGCGCTGCTCAAGGGCTAG
- a CDS encoding DUF6414 family protein: MKQPTRRRNRRDYLYLDVDRVKSLAGQLDQGAEEGRSFSRRASRKTAIGWEKFLSFNPESGTESTIQRSMLDSLFPDLEISLEATLLRDISDEFSDTEIAT; encoded by the coding sequence ATCAAGCAACCAACAAGGCGACGTAACCGCCGCGACTATCTATACCTTGACGTAGATAGAGTAAAGTCTCTCGCTGGACAGCTCGATCAAGGCGCCGAAGAAGGGCGCAGCTTCTCTCGACGCGCCAGCAGGAAGACCGCAATAGGGTGGGAAAAGTTTCTATCGTTCAATCCAGAAAGCGGCACGGAATCAACTATTCAAAGATCCATGCTCGACAGCTTATTTCCAGATCTTGAAATCAGCCTAGAGGCAACCCTTTTGCGGGATATCAGCGACGAATTTAGCGACACCGAGATTGCCACATAG
- a CDS encoding HdeD family acid-resistance protein, whose product MSAFQTPPVLGLAVLDPRRAWPLVAARGALAVVFGVFALAWPGVTVLAMAVLFGIYALVDGFGAIVQAFRPGDGTHRLAYALLGLLGLAAGVLVLVWPALTVLALATFAGVWAVVTGVAEIVAAIRLRKQITGEAFLILAGLVAVVAGVLVLVHPIAGVFGIAILLGCYALLHGIVLVVLAFRLRRLAKSEPAEEPR is encoded by the coding sequence ATGTCCGCATTCCAGACTCCACCCGTTCTCGGCCTGGCCGTGCTGGATCCCCGGCGGGCGTGGCCGCTGGTCGCCGCGCGCGGCGCGCTGGCCGTGGTGTTCGGTGTATTCGCGCTCGCCTGGCCCGGCGTCACCGTGCTGGCGATGGCGGTGCTGTTCGGCATCTACGCTCTGGTCGACGGATTCGGCGCGATCGTCCAGGCGTTCCGGCCAGGCGACGGCACGCACCGCCTCGCGTACGCATTGCTGGGGCTGCTCGGGCTCGCGGCCGGGGTGCTCGTGCTCGTCTGGCCCGCGCTCACGGTGCTGGCGCTCGCGACGTTCGCCGGCGTGTGGGCGGTGGTCACCGGCGTCGCGGAGATCGTGGCCGCGATCCGGCTGCGCAAGCAGATCACCGGGGAGGCCTTCCTCATCTTGGCCGGGCTGGTGGCCGTGGTCGCCGGGGTGCTGGTGCTGGTGCACCCGATCGCCGGGGTGTTCGGAATTGCGATCTTGCTCGGCTGCTACGCGCTGCTGCACGGGATCGTCCTCGTCGTGCTGGCCTTCCGGCTGCGCCGGCTGGCGAAATCCGAGCCAGCGGAAGAGCCCCGGTAG